Proteins found in one Scomber scombrus chromosome 15, fScoSco1.1, whole genome shotgun sequence genomic segment:
- the cryba4 gene encoding beta-crystallin A4 translates to MTHHCTKFSGHWKIIVFDEECFQGRRHEFTSECCNVMEFGFETVRSLRVESGAWVGYEHASYQGQQFVLERGEYPQCDAFGGSNAYHIERLTSFRPIACANHRECRMTIFERENFLGRKGELSDDYPSLQAMGWCNNEVGSLRIQSGAFVCYQYPGYRGYQYIMECDRHCGEYKHFREFGSHCQTPQIQSIRRIQQ, encoded by the exons ATGACTCACCATTGCACCAAGTTTTCCGGCCACTGGAAG atcATTGTCTTCGACGAGGAGTGCTTCCAGGGTCGCCGCCATGAGTTCACCTCCGAGTGCTGCAACGTGATGGAGTTCGGCTTCGAGACCGTGCGCTCCCTCAGGGTGGAGAGTGGAGC CTGGGTTGGTTATGAGCACGCCTCCTACCAGGGACAGCAGTTTGTcctggagagaggagagtaCCCCCAGTGTGATGCTTTCGGCGGCAGCAACGCCTATCACATTGAGAGACTGACCTCCTTCAGACCTATTGCCTGTGCT AACCACAGAGAGTGTCGTATGACTATCTTTGAGCGTGAGAACTTCCTGGGCCGCAAGGGTGAGCTTAGCGACGATTATCCCTCCCTCCAGGCCATGGGCTGGTGCAACAATGAAGTTGGCTCTCTCAGGATCCAGTCTGGAGC ATTTGTGTGCTACCAGTACCCTGGTTATCGTGGATACCAGTATATCATGGAGTGTGATCGTCACTGTGGGGAGTACAAACACTTCAGGGAGTTTGGCTCCCACTGCCAGACCCCTCAGATCCAGTCCATCCGCCGTATTCAGCAGTAA